One genomic window of Polaromonas sp. SP1 includes the following:
- a CDS encoding branched-chain amino acid ABC transporter permease: protein MQLATGRVPLIPLPMLVTLLVLLSTPLWVGRVGLYQYLALEIMIWVLFAMGYNLLLGFTGLPSFGHGAFFGTGAYAFGLLQLKVWPNLWFDLAGAVLVTAALGALVALFISHRRGIYYALLTIAFGQVFWFIANKWHTVTGGEDGLLNIKRLPADFGFVSFNLSGNNALFFFCLVLFALVLLGMWRLIHSPLGRIFSAIKQNETRAAFVGYNVWLYKWLAFTLSTAVAGLAGALFAMAQQSAYPNVMSLHNSGFVVMMVLIGGGLVSFWGPIIGATFFILARDLLGAYTETWLLWYGLVFMAMVLFKPEGIAGAWQAWKARPKRVAPAKSAPAPAGGAL from the coding sequence ATGCAACTCGCCACCGGCCGCGTGCCGCTTATTCCATTACCGATGCTCGTCACCCTGCTGGTGCTGCTGTCGACCCCGCTGTGGGTGGGCCGCGTCGGGCTCTACCAATACCTGGCCCTGGAAATCATGATCTGGGTGCTGTTTGCCATGGGCTACAACCTGCTGCTGGGTTTTACCGGCCTGCCCTCCTTCGGCCACGGCGCTTTCTTCGGCACGGGCGCGTACGCTTTCGGTTTGCTGCAGCTCAAGGTCTGGCCCAACCTGTGGTTTGACCTGGCCGGCGCGGTTCTCGTGACTGCGGCGCTGGGCGCACTGGTGGCGCTGTTCATCTCACACCGGCGCGGCATTTATTACGCGCTGCTCACCATCGCCTTCGGCCAGGTGTTCTGGTTCATTGCCAATAAATGGCACACCGTGACGGGCGGCGAGGACGGACTGCTCAATATCAAGCGCCTGCCGGCCGATTTCGGTTTTGTGTCTTTCAACCTCTCCGGCAACAACGCTCTCTTCTTCTTTTGCCTGGTGCTGTTTGCGCTGGTGCTGCTGGGCATGTGGCGGCTGATCCATTCGCCGCTGGGCCGCATCTTCAGCGCCATCAAGCAGAACGAAACGCGCGCCGCTTTTGTGGGCTACAACGTCTGGCTCTACAAGTGGCTGGCGTTCACGCTGTCTACCGCCGTCGCGGGCCTGGCCGGTGCACTGTTTGCCATGGCGCAGCAATCGGCTTATCCGAACGTCATGAGCCTGCACAACTCGGGCTTCGTCGTGATGATGGTGCTGATCGGCGGCGGCCTGGTGAGCTTCTGGGGGCCCATCATCGGCGCCACCTTCTTTATCCTGGCGCGCGACCTGCTGGGCGCTTACACCGAGACCTGGCTGCTCTGGTACGGCCTGGTGTTCATGGCCATGGTGCTGTTCAAGCCCGAAGGCATTGCCGGCGCGTGGCAAGCCTGGAAGGCCAGGCCAAAACGCGTGGCGCC